In a genomic window of Dyadobacter fermentans DSM 18053:
- the odhB gene encoding 2-oxoglutarate dehydrogenase complex dihydrolipoyllysine-residue succinyltransferase codes for MAEIEIKVPPVGESITEVTIGNWFKNDGDFVKMDEVICGLDSDKATFELTAEAEGILHIKAQEGDTLNIGDLIATIEAANGAAPKATAPKAEAAAPAAASAPAAAPAPEPAKAETPAAAPAATTGQVYEMKVPAVGESISEVTIASWSKKDGDYVTVDEILCELESDKATFELPAEAAGILTIVGKEGDTLSIGAVICTIAQTEGAPASASSAPQASAPAAAAPADKGYSEKHASPVAAKILAEKGIDPKDVNGSGSGGKIMKDDALKAEKAAPAAAPAAAKPAAAAAPAAAAPAGARASRREKMTSLRKTIARRLVAVKNETAMLTTFNEVDMKPIMDLRAKFKDKFKEKHEVGLGFMSFFVKAVTVALKDFPVVNAYIDGEELVYNDFADISVAVSTPRGLVVPVIRNAENLSFAGVEKEIVRLAVRARDGKLGLDEMSGGTFTITNGGIFGSMLSTPIINAPQSAILGMHNIVERAVVIDGQIVVRPIMYVALSYDHRTIDGKDSVSFLVRVKQLLEDPTRLLLDI; via the coding sequence ATGGCTGAAATTGAAATAAAAGTACCGCCCGTTGGCGAGTCGATTACCGAGGTTACGATAGGAAACTGGTTCAAAAATGATGGCGATTTTGTGAAGATGGACGAGGTGATCTGCGGACTGGATTCGGACAAAGCGACATTTGAACTGACCGCGGAAGCAGAAGGTATATTGCATATTAAAGCACAGGAAGGCGATACATTGAACATCGGTGACCTGATCGCGACCATAGAAGCTGCCAACGGCGCGGCACCGAAAGCAACAGCTCCGAAAGCAGAAGCGGCTGCTCCTGCGGCGGCATCGGCTCCTGCGGCAGCTCCGGCACCCGAGCCGGCGAAAGCTGAAACCCCCGCGGCAGCACCAGCGGCTACGACAGGCCAGGTGTATGAAATGAAAGTTCCCGCGGTAGGAGAGTCTATCAGCGAAGTAACAATCGCTTCTTGGAGCAAAAAAGATGGTGACTACGTGACTGTGGACGAAATCCTGTGCGAACTGGAATCGGACAAAGCGACATTTGAACTCCCTGCGGAAGCAGCCGGTATATTGACGATCGTCGGAAAAGAAGGCGACACGTTGTCGATCGGTGCGGTGATCTGTACCATCGCGCAAACGGAGGGTGCTCCTGCATCGGCCTCGTCAGCTCCGCAAGCATCGGCCCCGGCTGCTGCTGCGCCTGCTGATAAAGGTTACAGCGAGAAACACGCATCGCCTGTTGCCGCGAAAATCCTGGCAGAAAAAGGAATCGATCCGAAAGATGTAAACGGTTCCGGCTCAGGAGGCAAAATCATGAAAGACGATGCATTGAAGGCTGAAAAAGCGGCTCCGGCTGCTGCTCCTGCCGCTGCTAAACCGGCCGCTGCCGCTGCTCCTGCCGCCGCAGCTCCTGCGGGCGCCCGTGCATCCCGCCGCGAGAAAATGACGTCGTTGCGCAAAACCATCGCCCGTCGCCTGGTAGCAGTGAAAAATGAAACGGCTATGCTCACCACTTTCAATGAAGTGGATATGAAGCCGATCATGGATTTGCGTGCGAAGTTCAAAGATAAATTCAAAGAAAAACACGAGGTAGGACTTGGTTTCATGTCGTTCTTCGTGAAGGCGGTAACCGTGGCGTTGAAAGACTTCCCGGTCGTGAATGCCTATATCGACGGAGAAGAGCTGGTTTACAACGATTTTGCGGACATTTCAGTAGCCGTATCTACACCGCGCGGATTGGTTGTGCCGGTGATCCGCAATGCTGAGAACCTGTCGTTCGCGGGCGTTGAGAAAGAAATCGTTCGTCTGGCGGTTCGTGCGCGTGACGGTAAACTGGGCCTCGATGAAATGTCGGGTGGTACATTTACGATCACCAACGGCGGTATTTTCGGGTCAATGCTTTCAACTCCGATCATTAACGCGCCGCAATCGGCGATCCTCGGTATGCATAATATCGTTGAACGCGCGGTGGTGATTGATGGCCAGATCGTCGTTCGTCCGATCATGTACGTGGCACTGTCATACGACCACCGGACTATCGACGGTAAAGACTCAGTGAGCTTCCTGGTTCGCGTGAAACAGCTCCTCGAAGACCCGACCCGTTTGTTGTTGGATATTTAA
- a CDS encoding nucleotide pyrophosphohydrolase has protein sequence MSIQEAQDQVDQWIKIYGVRYFSELTNMTILTEEVGELARIMARTYGDQSFKKSDMGKDLGDEMADVLWVLICLANQTGINLTEAFEKNLAKKTDRDKDRHKQNTKLQ, from the coding sequence ATGTCCATCCAAGAAGCACAAGATCAGGTTGATCAATGGATCAAAATTTACGGCGTAAGATACTTTTCAGAACTGACCAATATGACTATCCTCACCGAAGAGGTAGGTGAGCTCGCGCGCATTATGGCGCGAACCTACGGCGACCAGTCTTTCAAAAAATCGGATATGGGGAAAGACCTGGGCGATGAAATGGCTGACGTGCTATGGGTGCTGATATGCCTGGCCAATCAGACAGGCATTAATCTGACCGAGGCATTTGAGAAGAATCTCGCCAAGAAAACCGACCGCGATAAGGACCGGCATAAACAAAATACGAAGCTGCAATAA
- the dtd gene encoding D-aminoacyl-tRNA deacylase, whose translation MIAVIQRVSSASVTIDGKVKGQIQTGFMVLLGITRSDSQEDIEWLGRKIIGLRVFNDQEGKMNLDLKAVDGDILLISQFTLHASTKKGNRPSFIEAARPEIAIPLYEKMIAFLGQEVGKPIQTGKFGADMKVALLNDGPVTLVIDSKNRI comes from the coding sequence ATGATTGCAGTAATCCAGCGCGTCAGCAGCGCTTCGGTGACTATCGACGGAAAAGTGAAGGGACAGATTCAAACCGGCTTTATGGTGCTGCTGGGCATAACACGTTCCGATTCGCAGGAGGATATCGAATGGCTGGGAAGGAAAATTATTGGCTTGCGCGTGTTTAATGATCAGGAAGGGAAAATGAATCTTGATTTAAAAGCAGTCGACGGTGATATCCTGCTGATCAGCCAGTTCACGCTGCACGCGAGCACAAAAAAAGGCAACCGCCCCTCATTCATCGAAGCCGCCAGACCGGAAATCGCAATTCCCCTCTATGAAAAGATGATCGCATTCCTAGGCCAAGAGGTCGGAAAGCCCATTCAGACAGGAAAATTCGGTGCGGATATGAAAGTGGCGCTGCTCAACGACGGCCCGGTCACCCTCGTCATCGACTCAAAAAACAGGATTTGA
- a CDS encoding DUF6934 family protein yields the protein MEEPHYEFEYAVPDEVYIFVSKGKHKSVTKMVKFQMIQNDIANLGFGDCTDHGVDFDDRVVTDNGDMERVLATVIKITATFLSKNPEVSVYITGSTAARNRLYRIIIGNNFEAISQIYKVWGYLRGTWFPFEKNVNYEAFLVSKLF from the coding sequence ATGGAAGAACCGCACTATGAATTTGAATATGCCGTCCCTGATGAAGTCTATATATTTGTTAGCAAGGGAAAGCATAAAAGTGTGACTAAAATGGTCAAGTTTCAGATGATTCAAAATGACATCGCTAACTTGGGTTTTGGTGATTGTACAGATCATGGGGTTGACTTTGATGATCGGGTCGTCACAGACAACGGGGATATGGAGAGAGTCTTGGCAACGGTCATCAAAATCACTGCGACCTTTTTGTCAAAAAATCCCGAAGTTTCTGTGTATATTACTGGTAGCACAGCGGCAAGAAACAGGTTGTACAGAATCATCATCGGTAACAACTTCGAAGCCATAAGCCAAATTTACAAAGTCTGGGGATATCTGCGTGGCACGTGGTTTCCTTTCGAAAAGAATGTAAATTACGAAGCTTTTCTTGTATCAAAACTGTTCTAA
- a CDS encoding L-serine ammonia-lyase, with product MTSERISVFDIFKIGIGPSSSHTLGPWRAAQQFLGIVKERGLLGSVEKVTVHLFGSLAKTGRGHGTDIAVILGLSGYDPVTIETSSIDQILADIAASGSLMLHGEMQIHFSPKTDVVFHKTETLPFHPNGLGFSAVCLNGEVVEETYYSIGGGFVIQEGKEATGKMLSADIPYPVDRASDVLEWHRVTGKPIWEMVLDNERVWKDDAAIRKDLLNIWRVMQDSIFLGCQHKGVLPGGLNVQRRAAELNQKLLKGHTCAGCDEWVELIRNGGSGFNYTLDWVSCFALAVNEQNASYSRVVTAPTNGAAGVIPAVLQFHVTFCGGTEEDIFRFLLTAGEIGSIFKKGATISAAMGGCQAEIGVSSAMAAAGLAQVSGGSVEQCLMAAEIAMEHHLGLTCDPVAGLVQIPCIERNTMGAIKAITASQLALQSNPGNAKVSLDNVVSTMWQTALDMNNRYKETSEAGLAVNIPISLSEC from the coding sequence ATGACATCAGAACGCATTTCCGTTTTCGACATTTTTAAGATTGGCATCGGCCCGTCCAGTTCGCATACATTAGGCCCGTGGCGGGCGGCGCAGCAGTTTTTGGGGATTGTGAAGGAGCGCGGGCTGCTCGGAAGCGTCGAAAAAGTGACAGTACATTTGTTTGGTTCGCTGGCGAAAACCGGGCGGGGGCATGGTACCGATATTGCCGTGATCCTCGGGCTGAGCGGTTATGACCCCGTGACCATTGAAACAAGCTCCATTGATCAGATTCTGGCCGATATTGCAGCCAGCGGATCGCTGATGCTGCATGGGGAGATGCAAATTCATTTCAGCCCCAAAACAGATGTCGTTTTTCATAAAACCGAAACCTTGCCGTTTCATCCGAATGGGCTGGGGTTTTCGGCCGTTTGTCTAAATGGTGAGGTGGTGGAGGAAACCTACTATTCCATCGGCGGCGGATTTGTGATCCAGGAGGGTAAGGAGGCAACGGGCAAGATGTTGTCCGCCGATATTCCGTATCCGGTGGATCGTGCGTCGGATGTGCTGGAATGGCACCGGGTCACGGGGAAGCCGATTTGGGAAATGGTGCTCGATAATGAGCGCGTCTGGAAAGATGATGCGGCGATCCGGAAGGATTTACTGAACATCTGGCGTGTGATGCAGGATAGTATTTTCCTCGGTTGCCAGCATAAAGGTGTGCTACCGGGAGGCCTGAATGTACAACGCAGGGCCGCGGAACTGAACCAGAAGCTGCTGAAAGGCCATACCTGCGCCGGGTGCGATGAATGGGTCGAGCTGATCAGGAATGGCGGCTCGGGTTTCAATTATACGCTCGACTGGGTGAGCTGCTTCGCGCTGGCCGTGAATGAGCAGAATGCCTCGTACAGCCGCGTGGTGACGGCGCCTACCAATGGGGCCGCGGGCGTCATTCCGGCGGTGCTGCAATTTCATGTCACGTTTTGCGGCGGTACGGAAGAGGATATTTTTCGCTTCCTGCTGACGGCCGGGGAGATTGGCAGTATTTTCAAAAAAGGGGCCACCATTTCTGCGGCAATGGGCGGTTGTCAGGCAGAAATCGGCGTGTCGTCGGCGATGGCTGCGGCGGGCCTGGCACAGGTGTCCGGCGGGAGCGTGGAGCAATGCCTGATGGCCGCGGAAATTGCCATGGAGCACCATCTTGGCCTTACCTGTGATCCGGTGGCCGGGCTCGTGCAGATACCCTGCATCGAACGCAACACGATGGGCGCCATTAAGGCGATTACCGCGTCGCAGCTAGCATTGCAGAGTAATCCCGGAAATGCGAAGGTGTCGCTGGATAATGTGGTTAGTACCATGTGGCAGACTGCCCTCGATATGAACAATCGCTACAAGGAGACTTCCGAAGCAGGCCTGGCAGTGAATATCCCCATCAGCCTCAGCGAATGCTGA
- the mgtE gene encoding magnesium transporter, with protein MTFELTQLYVDHIQELIEREDSAAIRAEMENLFAADITSLLYELETESAKFLISQLNIETGAAILADMDRGERRDFLKAFTSEEISKFVNLFDSDDAVDLLNEQPIRVREEVIALLEDREQARFILDLLHYDEDVAGGLMQKELVKANVNWTVNQCIEELRTQAEDVEKVYAVYVVDDFGKLHGILSLKKIVLAHKNTKIESLYDKDVIFVETYRPAEEVAELMRRYDLDALPVVNVQGKLLGRITIDDIVDVITDQASSDTLAMAGITGDVEEDDSIWQQTKARLPWLLVGMMGGILAAKFISFFEGDLKIIPAMAAFIPIIGSTGGNVGIQTSSLILQGLADKTGLDTSLGQRLIRMFAVAFINGLIISAIVFGFNMLIGNELQLAMVVSAALMSVVFLASFMGTLTPIVLEKIGINPAVASGPFITTANDLIGYGVYFGLAHLLLKL; from the coding sequence ATGACGTTCGAATTAACCCAGCTATACGTAGACCATATTCAGGAACTAATTGAAAGAGAGGACTCTGCGGCCATCAGGGCAGAAATGGAGAACCTCTTCGCGGCCGACATTACCAGCCTGCTCTACGAGCTGGAAACCGAAAGCGCCAAGTTCCTGATCAGCCAGCTGAACATCGAAACCGGCGCAGCCATCCTGGCCGATATGGACCGCGGCGAGCGTCGCGACTTCCTGAAAGCATTCACCTCGGAGGAAATATCGAAATTCGTGAACCTCTTCGATTCGGATGATGCGGTCGATTTGCTCAACGAGCAGCCCATTCGTGTTCGCGAGGAGGTGATTGCATTGCTTGAAGACCGCGAACAAGCGCGCTTCATCCTCGATTTGCTGCATTATGACGAGGATGTGGCCGGTGGTTTGATGCAGAAAGAGTTGGTGAAAGCGAATGTCAATTGGACTGTAAATCAATGCATTGAAGAACTTCGCACGCAGGCTGAGGACGTTGAGAAGGTGTATGCTGTGTACGTTGTGGATGATTTTGGAAAGCTGCACGGTATTCTGTCGCTGAAAAAAATCGTGCTGGCGCATAAGAACACAAAAATCGAAAGCCTGTACGACAAGGACGTAATTTTTGTCGAAACCTACCGTCCCGCGGAAGAGGTGGCCGAGCTCATGCGCCGCTACGACCTCGATGCGCTGCCGGTTGTGAATGTGCAGGGCAAGCTGCTGGGCCGCATTACCATTGACGATATCGTGGACGTTATCACCGACCAGGCCAGCTCCGATACCCTTGCTATGGCGGGTATTACCGGGGATGTAGAGGAAGACGACAGCATCTGGCAGCAAACGAAGGCGCGCCTGCCTTGGCTGCTGGTAGGTATGATGGGCGGGATTCTTGCTGCGAAATTCATCAGCTTTTTCGAAGGCGACCTCAAAATCATTCCTGCTATGGCCGCTTTCATTCCCATTATCGGCTCCACGGGCGGAAATGTGGGCATTCAGACGTCGTCCCTTATTTTGCAGGGCCTTGCCGATAAAACCGGTCTCGACACCTCGCTAGGCCAGCGCCTGATCCGCATGTTTGCCGTGGCATTTATCAACGGGCTCATTATCAGCGCCATTGTGTTCGGATTCAATATGCTCATCGGCAATGAGTTGCAGCTCGCCATGGTCGTTTCTGCGGCGCTAATGTCGGTGGTGTTTCTGGCTTCGTTTATGGGCACATTAACGCCCATTGTTTTGGAAAAAATCGGGATTAACCCCGCGGTTGCGTCCGGTCCGTTCATCACCACAGCCAACGACCTGATCGGCTACGGTGTCTACTTTGGACTGGCGCATTTGCTTTTAAAACTGTAA
- the rsmA gene encoding 16S rRNA (adenine(1518)-N(6)/adenine(1519)-N(6))-dimethyltransferase RsmA, with amino-acid sequence MNYKKPDDSKVRAKKHLGQHFLKDLNIAQRIVDGLSGHGGYDRVLEIGPGMGVLTQFLLPKTDFSTYVIEIDTESVAYLEKHYPDLAPRIIAGDFLKFNAGEHFPGKFAVIGNFPYNISSQIFFRALEIRDRIPEIVCMLQKEVAQRIASPPGNKDYGILSVLLQAFYDIDYLVSVPPGAFDPPPKVQSGVIRLRRNGVSALECDEKLFFRVVKTAFNQRRKTLRNALKPVGEIPYHPLLNKRAEQLSVQDFVTLTLLAQNAQGSN; translated from the coding sequence ATGAATTATAAAAAACCGGATGATTCCAAAGTGCGGGCCAAAAAACATCTGGGCCAGCACTTTCTGAAAGATTTGAATATTGCCCAGCGCATCGTCGACGGCCTGTCCGGCCACGGTGGCTACGACCGCGTTCTCGAAATCGGGCCGGGTATGGGCGTACTTACCCAATTTCTTTTACCTAAGACCGATTTCAGCACTTACGTCATCGAGATAGACACCGAGTCGGTCGCCTATCTCGAAAAGCACTATCCCGACCTGGCGCCGCGGATTATCGCCGGCGATTTCCTGAAATTCAATGCAGGCGAGCACTTTCCCGGCAAGTTCGCCGTCATCGGGAACTTCCCTTATAATATTTCCTCCCAAATCTTTTTCCGGGCCCTCGAAATCCGCGACCGCATTCCGGAGATCGTTTGTATGCTGCAAAAAGAAGTGGCGCAACGCATCGCATCGCCGCCCGGAAACAAGGACTACGGCATTCTGAGCGTGCTTTTGCAGGCATTTTACGACATCGACTACCTCGTATCAGTGCCTCCCGGCGCGTTCGATCCGCCTCCGAAAGTTCAGTCGGGCGTGATCAGGCTGCGCAGAAATGGGGTGAGTGCATTAGAGTGCGATGAAAAACTGTTTTTCAGGGTGGTTAAAACGGCATTCAACCAGCGGCGCAAAACCCTGCGGAATGCCTTGAAGCCGGTAGGCGAAATACCGTACCACCCGCTGCTCAACAAACGGGCCGAACAATTGAGCGTTCAGGACTTCGTTACGTTGACATTACTTGCGCAAAATGCGCAGGGATCAAACTAA
- a CDS encoding PAS domain S-box protein has translation MELILSQTDWQTIHHTLQHLNLIGITFSPDFVIRSVSPHALMKTGWHESELVGFSIFDKLIPRDEEHEVRQMLEEGIQGKRKLEQREVPFLAQKGTLRTFSINSVLIHQQNGDVECITLVGDDITRRRRMESAIAKSNSQLQDLVDNTSDLIQLVAIDGKFIFVNKAWREVLGYGLDEIASMRMEDILHPQHKEEALEQLKKIEQGIANPSFEAVFMNRDGKKVFVAGSVNCRFDNGKPTAFRCILNDFTEKIRAEKAQNLYYSIANWTVNTQNLDEFYHGIHDELGKIIDVRNFFIALYDPSKSYIYFPYYVDQYFKGNVRFTKRKLGNGLTEYAIASNKPLFLSDTDIEKLAKTNSLYLYGVTPKVLLCVPLRIGDRVTGIIGVKSYDDPNMFDTRDLELLEFISGQVAMAIARKQSEEELSKYLARLNAIFDSSSHLIWSVNKSLQLTSFNRNYADLIHNQLGVRPSLQSSAEKFGWRMVGNSNRRTLETKYRQALRGEPQYFEFKIDRKDAGEMWLEFYLNPIHYADGVIEEVSGIARDITRRKEAELSLRHSEELFRGIFENLQDIYCRINRLGEITMISQSVLKRLGYLPEEVIGHKITEFFADKKRIHSALIRLRKTKSLRNFEITMYRKDGTERQFMINMLMFTNDKGKPTEVAVLARDITELKRNELELLKAKEHAERSLKVKEGFLANMSHEIRTPMNGVIGMIDLLGETPLNTEQKDYVLTIKRSSETLLNILNDILDLSKIEAGKMELHEAPIAVEELLLKLVSLFGQTAKSKGNTLSYHVGPDIPKFIIADQTRLLQIMSNLTSNALKFTENGSVKVFLTLVKKDGLFHKIKVDVQDSGIGISATDKQILFTSFTQLDNSSRKSFGGTGLGLAISKQLCALMNGEIGVESTLGEGSTFWFTFETKETSIAQVGTVTQLEDTPIEDVFTDYHPSILLVDDNAVNRKVANEILKKSGCETDMAESGFKAIEMVEKRYHSDAKGYDIIFMDIQMPDMDGVETTQELKKRFSKGLPPIVAMTAYSMKEDRDRFMSQGMDDYIAKPIRAQTLVQKVKDLMGNIEGRKLEQKQKEIAQEAMSPVLDKEIIDQLAGIGGADLVWSVFEDFVTESDELVAGALEAYKTGDIKTVKSNLHTLKGSGGTVGVHQVAEIARDAEWRLKSDDTSTLAEALPQLEKAYERFLASYKGLLGEWLK, from the coding sequence ATGGAACTGATTTTATCCCAAACCGACTGGCAGACTATTCACCACACACTTCAACATTTAAACCTGATCGGAATTACTTTTTCGCCCGATTTTGTGATCCGCAGCGTGAGCCCGCATGCGCTCATGAAAACCGGCTGGCACGAGTCGGAGCTGGTGGGTTTCAGTATATTCGATAAGCTGATCCCGAGGGATGAGGAACACGAGGTTCGGCAGATGCTCGAAGAGGGTATACAGGGCAAGCGGAAGCTGGAACAGCGGGAGGTGCCATTCCTGGCACAAAAGGGGACATTGCGCACATTCTCGATCAACTCCGTGCTGATTCATCAGCAAAATGGTGACGTTGAATGCATTACCCTCGTAGGCGACGATATTACACGTCGCCGGCGAATGGAATCCGCCATTGCCAAGTCGAATTCGCAGTTGCAGGACCTGGTGGATAATACGAGCGATCTCATCCAGCTCGTGGCGATCGACGGCAAGTTCATTTTCGTTAACAAAGCCTGGCGCGAGGTGCTGGGCTACGGGCTCGACGAAATCGCGTCCATGCGGATGGAGGATATTCTGCATCCCCAGCACAAGGAGGAAGCGCTCGAACAGCTGAAAAAGATCGAACAAGGTATCGCCAATCCAAGCTTCGAGGCGGTTTTTATGAACCGCGACGGGAAGAAAGTATTCGTGGCCGGAAGTGTAAACTGCCGTTTCGACAATGGCAAACCGACCGCATTCCGGTGTATTTTAAATGATTTTACAGAAAAGATAAGGGCTGAGAAGGCGCAAAACCTGTATTACAGCATTGCCAACTGGACGGTCAACACGCAAAATCTTGACGAATTTTACCACGGTATCCACGATGAACTAGGTAAGATCATCGACGTGCGCAACTTCTTCATCGCGCTTTACGACCCGAGCAAAAGCTACATTTATTTCCCTTATTATGTGGATCAATATTTCAAGGGAAATGTGCGGTTTACCAAAAGGAAACTGGGCAATGGCTTGACCGAATACGCAATTGCGTCCAATAAGCCGTTGTTTTTGTCGGATACGGACATTGAAAAACTGGCCAAAACCAACAGCCTTTACCTCTACGGTGTTACGCCGAAAGTGCTTTTGTGCGTGCCCTTGCGTATTGGCGACCGGGTAACGGGTATTATCGGGGTTAAGTCTTATGATGATCCGAATATGTTCGATACCCGCGACCTGGAATTGTTGGAATTTATTTCCGGACAGGTGGCTATGGCCATCGCCAGGAAGCAAAGCGAAGAAGAATTGAGCAAATACCTGGCGCGCTTAAATGCGATTTTCGATAGCAGTTCGCATTTGATATGGTCGGTGAATAAGTCGCTGCAACTGACTTCATTCAACAGAAACTACGCGGATCTGATTCATAATCAGCTTGGTGTGCGGCCGTCGCTGCAATCGAGCGCGGAGAAATTCGGCTGGCGGATGGTGGGCAACAGCAACCGCCGCACGCTCGAAACGAAGTACCGGCAGGCATTGCGCGGCGAACCGCAGTATTTCGAATTTAAGATCGACCGCAAGGATGCCGGCGAAATGTGGCTCGAATTTTACCTGAACCCCATCCACTATGCCGACGGCGTGATCGAAGAAGTGTCGGGTATTGCCCGTGACATTACCCGGCGGAAAGAGGCCGAACTATCGCTGAGGCACAGTGAGGAGCTTTTCAGGGGTATTTTTGAAAACTTGCAGGATATTTATTGCCGGATCAACCGCCTTGGCGAGATTACGATGATCAGCCAGTCGGTGCTGAAACGCCTGGGTTATCTGCCGGAAGAAGTGATCGGTCACAAGATTACCGAGTTTTTTGCGGACAAAAAGCGCATTCACTCTGCATTGATACGGCTTCGGAAAACCAAAAGTCTGCGGAATTTCGAGATCACGATGTACCGCAAAGATGGTACGGAGCGCCAGTTTATGATCAATATGCTGATGTTCACGAATGACAAAGGCAAACCAACCGAAGTGGCGGTTCTCGCCCGCGACATTACTGAACTGAAACGCAATGAACTCGAATTGCTGAAAGCCAAGGAGCATGCGGAACGTTCCCTGAAGGTAAAAGAAGGTTTTTTGGCCAACATGAGCCACGAAATCCGCACGCCGATGAACGGCGTGATCGGGATGATCGACCTGCTGGGCGAAACGCCGCTGAATACGGAGCAAAAGGATTATGTACTAACGATCAAACGGTCGTCGGAAACGCTGCTGAACATTCTGAACGACATTCTTGACCTTTCGAAAATCGAGGCGGGAAAAATGGAGCTGCACGAAGCACCGATTGCGGTGGAAGAGCTGCTGCTCAAACTGGTGTCGCTTTTCGGGCAAACGGCCAAAAGCAAGGGCAATACACTGAGCTACCACGTCGGACCGGACATTCCCAAATTCATCATCGCCGATCAAACGAGGTTGCTGCAAATCATGTCCAACCTCACGTCCAATGCATTGAAATTCACAGAGAATGGTTCTGTGAAGGTCTTTCTCACATTGGTCAAAAAGGATGGTCTGTTCCACAAGATCAAGGTAGATGTGCAGGATTCGGGGATTGGTATCAGCGCCACCGACAAGCAGATTCTGTTTACCTCATTTACACAGCTTGATAACTCATCACGCAAATCATTCGGCGGCACCGGTCTCGGACTGGCCATTTCGAAACAGCTTTGCGCATTGATGAACGGCGAAATCGGTGTGGAATCGACGCTGGGCGAGGGGAGCACGTTCTGGTTTACATTTGAAACAAAGGAAACTTCTATTGCCCAGGTAGGCACCGTCACGCAGCTTGAAGATACGCCTATCGAGGACGTGTTTACCGATTACCACCCGTCTATCCTCCTCGTGGACGACAATGCCGTGAACCGGAAGGTAGCCAACGAGATCCTTAAAAAATCGGGCTGCGAGACGGATATGGCGGAGAGTGGTTTCAAGGCGATCGAAATGGTAGAAAAACGGTACCATTCCGATGCGAAAGGCTATGATATCATCTTCATGGATATTCAAATGCCTGATATGGATGGGGTGGAAACGACCCAGGAGCTTAAAAAGCGCTTTTCGAAAGGACTTCCACCGATTGTTGCCATGACGGCCTATTCGATGAAGGAGGACCGCGATCGCTTTATGAGCCAGGGAATGGACGATTACATTGCCAAGCCCATTCGGGCACAAACGCTCGTTCAGAAGGTGAAAGACCTCATGGGCAACATCGAAGGCCGCAAACTTGAACAGAAACAGAAGGAAATCGCGCAGGAGGCCATGTCGCCTGTGCTGGATAAGGAGATTATCGACCAACTGGCGGGTATCGGCGGCGCCGACCTCGTATGGTCGGTATTCGAGGATTTCGTTACGGAATCGGACGAATTGGTGGCGGGTGCATTGGAGGCTTACAAAACCGGCGATATCAAAACGGTGAAAAGCAATTTGCATACGCTCAAAGGCAGCGGCGGCACGGTAGGTGTGCATCAGGTTGCAGAAATTGCGCGCGATGCAGAGTGGCGGCTCAAATCGGACGACACGAGTACGCTTGCCGAAGCGCTCCCGCAGTTGGAGAAGGCATATGAGCGATTTTTGGCCAGCTACAAGGGTTTGCTGGGCGAATGGCTGAAATAA